The following is a genomic window from Chitinophagales bacterium.
AATCGAAATTTTTTACTTGTGTTAAATTTTCCATTTTGATATTTTAATTTTAATGGTTTAGGCTAATACGCGATTTATTCTCTCTGTAAATACTGCATTGGGTTCTACATAGATATCGTTATCTACATATTCCTGAATTTTCTTATCGATATCAGGAATGCTCTCTGCCAATTGCTGATAGGATTCTAGTACAAAATATTTTTCTTGAAATTTTTCCTTGATATAATACGATTCTAAAATAGCATCGACATCATATGGAAAGCGTATGGAAGCAGCTTCATCACTCAGGCAGTATCGTGATTCACCCGGTGATGATAAAATACCAGCACCATAGATTCTTAAGTTTCCGTCTTCTTTTATCAATCCAAACTCTACGGTGTACCAATATATTCGTGATATTAATTCTAAAGCAGACGGATTGTCAATATGCTTTAAGCCTATTGCGCTCATACCTTCGAGAAAATCACAGAAAAATTGTTCGCTCAATAAGGGAACATGACCGAATACATCGTGAAACATATCAGGCTCTACGATGTAATCAAATTTTGTCATTTCGCGTAACCATGTAGTTACAGGAAATTCCTTGCGACCAAGGTGGGAGAAAAATGGAAAATTATCTACATAGCCAGGCACCA
Proteins encoded in this region:
- a CDS encoding phenylalanine 4-monooxygenase, whose product is MNQEYEKYTPEDHKVWSLLYEEQMRQLPNMATRAFMDGIKKVGFKSHEVPRFTEVNEALKNLTGWTVYVVPGYVDNFPFFSHLGRKEFPVTTWLREMTKFDYIVEPDMFHDVFGHVPLLSEQFFCDFLEGMSAIGLKHIDNPSALELISRIYWYTVEFGLIKEDGNLRIYGAGILSSPGESRYCLSDEAASIRFPYDVDAILESYYIKEKFQEKYFVLESYQQLAESIPDIDKKIQEYVDNDIYVEPNAVFTERINRVLA